In one window of Pirellulales bacterium DNA:
- a CDS encoding bifunctional nuclease family protein, which translates to MPVQMELSRIIISEINDQQVIYLREVDGDRTFPIFIGLCEATSIDRRVKQIASPRPLTHDLVVPSIEALGGELQDVVITELKEHTYFAQLRVRREGEFIEIDARPSDAIAVAVTADPPLPIYVSEDVLSDVLGE; encoded by the coding sequence ATGCCTGTGCAGATGGAGTTGTCGCGGATCATCATCAGTGAAATCAACGACCAGCAGGTGATTTACCTGCGCGAGGTGGACGGCGACCGAACGTTCCCAATCTTCATTGGCCTTTGTGAAGCCACCAGCATTGACCGGCGAGTTAAGCAAATCGCGTCGCCGCGGCCTCTGACGCACGACCTAGTGGTGCCATCGATCGAGGCGCTCGGCGGCGAGTTGCAGGATGTGGTGATTACCGAGCTGAAGGAGCACACCTATTTCGCACAGTTGCGAGTGCGGCGAGAAGGAGAGTTCATCGAAATCGACGCGCGACCTTCGGACGCCATTGCCGTGGCCGTGACCGCTGATCCGCCGTTGCCGATTTACGTTTCGGAAGACGTGCTGAGCGACGTGCTGGGGGAGTAG
- a CDS encoding WD40 repeat domain-containing protein, with protein sequence MIRFLSRRTFIAASASVIVGGCFPAQSLAQHLAAETAAAPAPSPATGDAFRTFESRSSQPAAVAPVVTAVAINFDGKLLATGGDDHLIHLWRIEDGSLAHTLHSHTDWVRAVAFSPDGKTLASAGDDRAVRLWNAESGELIRTFGKHSASIYALQFHPDGTTIVAAGFEKLLRQYDVQSGELKKQFDCDCNDIRAIAFSGDGVRLAGGGRDGRIRVWNTADGQVEQQWIAHGQRIRTLALSPDAGKLASAGEDRRVRIWDIATGREQGAVDNGAGKALALCFCGPGRLAIGGSDNLVHVWDLNLQTFTAHFTGHTGSIAALACDPHAKLLVSGSFDTTVRLWRLDEAGDARAERLNEEIRSR encoded by the coding sequence ATGATTCGATTTCTGTCGCGTCGCACGTTCATCGCCGCCAGCGCCTCCGTCATTGTCGGCGGTTGCTTTCCGGCGCAGTCGCTGGCGCAACACCTTGCGGCAGAAACGGCCGCCGCCCCTGCGCCTTCACCGGCAACCGGCGATGCGTTTCGCACTTTCGAATCGCGCTCCAGCCAACCGGCCGCAGTCGCTCCGGTCGTGACGGCCGTCGCAATCAATTTCGACGGGAAGCTGCTGGCTACCGGCGGCGACGACCATTTGATCCATCTATGGCGAATCGAGGACGGCTCGCTCGCACACACTTTGCACAGCCACACCGATTGGGTTCGCGCTGTCGCGTTCAGTCCCGATGGAAAAACCTTGGCCTCCGCCGGCGATGATCGCGCCGTTCGGCTTTGGAATGCAGAGAGCGGCGAGCTGATCCGCACGTTTGGCAAGCATTCAGCTTCGATCTACGCCTTGCAGTTTCATCCCGATGGCACCACCATTGTAGCCGCTGGATTCGAAAAGCTGCTGCGGCAATACGACGTGCAATCCGGCGAACTGAAGAAGCAATTCGATTGCGATTGCAACGATATCCGTGCGATTGCGTTCTCCGGCGATGGCGTTCGCTTAGCTGGAGGTGGGCGCGACGGCCGAATTCGCGTTTGGAACACCGCTGACGGCCAAGTCGAGCAGCAATGGATCGCCCACGGGCAACGAATTCGCACATTGGCACTATCGCCCGACGCAGGGAAATTGGCCTCGGCCGGCGAAGATCGACGAGTCCGAATTTGGGACATCGCCACCGGACGAGAACAAGGCGCTGTCGATAACGGTGCCGGCAAAGCTCTTGCGCTGTGTTTTTGCGGGCCAGGACGCCTAGCCATCGGCGGCAGTGATAATCTGGTCCATGTGTGGGACTTGAACCTGCAAACCTTCACGGCCCATTTCACCGGACACACCGGTTCGATTGCCGCTCTAGCTTGCGATCCGCACGCCAAGCTGCTCGTTTCAGGCAGTTTCGATACCACGGTGCGCTTGTGGCGGCTCGACGAAGCGGGCGACGCAAGAGCGGAGCGGTTGAATGAGGAGATTCGTTCGAGATAA